From Streptomyces asiaticus, one genomic window encodes:
- a CDS encoding FAD-dependent oxidoreductase, translating to MNGSITIAGAGLAGLALARVLHVHGIASTVYEAEASPSGRTQGGQLDIHDFNGQIALQQCQLMDEFHSIVNMGAEAMRFLNPDGELVGEIPDDGELSNPEVLRGELRRILIESLPHGTIQWGHKIASVTPGDGHRPHMINFANGSSVSTEVLIGADGAWSRVRASLNGAMPEYLGTLWVETFLHDVEKNHPQSAALVGSGAMLAMKPGRGIFGHREANDVIHTYVVLKKPLEWIQSVDFSDRERALTLVAEQLGQGWAPELLELVTRGETAPVARPIWGLPLEHTWDRVPGITLIGDAAHLTPPDGDGANWALYDGAQLAQAIAATPADIDTAFNTFAEQMLPRSAASSTEGYQSFEQTFGYNAPANLRDMMNRAKTYGHQHQ from the coding sequence GTGAACGGATCGATCACCATTGCCGGAGCCGGACTGGCCGGACTCGCCCTCGCCCGCGTCCTGCACGTCCACGGCATAGCCTCGACCGTCTACGAGGCGGAGGCATCGCCCAGCGGACGCACCCAGGGCGGCCAGCTCGATATCCACGACTTCAATGGCCAGATCGCCCTCCAGCAGTGCCAGCTCATGGACGAGTTCCACTCGATCGTCAACATGGGCGCCGAGGCCATGCGATTCCTCAACCCCGACGGAGAACTCGTCGGCGAGATCCCCGACGACGGGGAACTGAGCAACCCCGAAGTCCTGCGCGGCGAACTGCGCAGGATCCTGATCGAGTCACTGCCCCACGGCACGATCCAGTGGGGCCACAAGATCGCCTCGGTAACCCCCGGAGACGGCCACCGACCGCACATGATCAACTTCGCCAACGGCTCGTCGGTCTCAACCGAGGTGCTGATCGGCGCCGACGGGGCCTGGTCGCGGGTCCGGGCCTCCCTCAACGGCGCCATGCCCGAGTACCTGGGAACCCTGTGGGTCGAAACCTTCCTCCACGACGTCGAAAAGAACCACCCGCAGAGCGCCGCACTGGTCGGCAGCGGCGCGATGCTGGCGATGAAGCCGGGCAGGGGAATCTTCGGACACCGCGAGGCGAACGACGTGATCCACACCTACGTCGTACTGAAGAAGCCGCTCGAGTGGATACAGTCGGTCGACTTCTCCGACCGCGAGCGCGCGCTGACGCTCGTCGCCGAGCAACTGGGCCAGGGCTGGGCGCCTGAGCTGCTCGAACTGGTCACCCGAGGCGAGACCGCGCCGGTCGCACGCCCGATCTGGGGACTGCCGCTGGAACACACCTGGGACCGCGTCCCGGGCATCACGCTCATCGGCGACGCCGCCCACCTCACCCCGCCAGACGGCGACGGCGCAAACTGGGCCCTCTACGATGGCGCCCAGCTCGCACAAGCCATCGCCGCCACACCAGCCGACATCGACACGGCGTTCAACACCTTCGCCGAACAGATGCTGCCCCGCAGCGCCGCGTCCTCGACCGAGGGCTACCAATCCTTCGAGCAAACCTTCGGCTACAACGCACCCGCGAACCTGCGCGACATGATGAACCGCGCCAAGACCTACGGCCACCAACACCAGTGA
- a CDS encoding MarR family winged helix-turn-helix transcriptional regulator: MTEAEPGDEYEQVLGSLTAFTATQKELARAFARSARLHTTDADAIVLIIEAEQRGRPLTPARLAERVGLSPGATSILLGRLEKAGHVERVREDSDRRVVTLRSTTTINAAADAFFEPLHLQLGQALGEFTTEQLALIIRAADNLRTTMETYLRDCESTPND, translated from the coding sequence ATGACAGAGGCTGAGCCGGGTGATGAGTACGAGCAGGTGCTGGGCAGTCTCACGGCCTTCACCGCCACGCAGAAGGAACTGGCACGGGCCTTCGCCCGCAGTGCGCGCCTGCACACCACCGACGCTGACGCCATCGTGCTGATCATCGAGGCGGAACAGCGTGGCCGGCCGCTGACGCCAGCACGCCTCGCCGAACGCGTGGGCCTCTCGCCGGGTGCGACCTCGATCCTTCTCGGACGCCTGGAGAAAGCAGGGCATGTCGAGCGCGTTCGGGAGGACTCCGACCGGCGGGTCGTGACCCTGCGCTCGACCACGACGATCAACGCCGCTGCCGACGCCTTCTTCGAACCGCTGCATCTGCAGCTCGGTCAGGCGCTGGGTGAGTTCACCACGGAACAGCTCGCCCTCATCATCCGTGCCGCCGACAATCTCCGCACCACCATGGAGACCTACCTCCGCGACTGCGAATCGACCCCGAACGACTAA
- a CDS encoding transposase has product MEVTATQLRAEGFEVRGQDAARLFPIVHHHVNALGGYFSQFPEPPGGMRSSHGTGGA; this is encoded by the coding sequence ATGGAGGTAACCGCAACCCAGCTCCGCGCCGAGGGCTTCGAGGTCCGCGGCCAGGACGCGGCCCGCCTCTTCCCGATCGTGCATCACCATGTCAACGCGCTGGGCGGGTACTTCTCCCAGTTTCCGGAGCCGCCCGGCGGCATGCGCTCCTCGCACGGAACCGGAGGCGCGTGA
- a CDS encoding IS4 family transposase, with protein MAALVEVGSHAVLDAELAGCRTGEVTLVGRLPRSLGPGRLVLADREFLGVPLWQAFTATGADLLWRVPANRVLPVIRQFRDGSWLSHIRASSGPARHEPVTVRVLTYQLKGQVGKDAAGGYRLATTLLDARRHPARQLAALYRERWEIESVFAEIKTHQRGARVVLSSKTPDGVRQQIWAHLLVHHALRELMLRTAATRGLDPDRVSFTETLRSARRSVTVTPGSFSP; from the coding sequence ATGGCTGCGTTGGTGGAGGTGGGCAGCCATGCGGTGCTGGACGCGGAACTCGCCGGCTGCCGCACCGGCGAAGTCACCCTGGTCGGCCGCCTGCCACGGTCACTCGGCCCGGGCCGGCTCGTCCTGGCCGACCGTGAGTTCCTCGGTGTCCCGTTGTGGCAGGCCTTCACCGCCACCGGCGCCGATCTGCTGTGGCGAGTGCCCGCCAACCGCGTCCTGCCGGTCATCAGACAGTTCCGGGACGGGTCATGGCTGTCACATATCCGGGCGAGCAGCGGCCCTGCCAGGCATGAGCCGGTCACCGTCCGGGTTCTGACCTACCAGCTCAAGGGCCAGGTCGGGAAGGATGCGGCCGGTGGTTATCGCCTGGCCACCACCCTCCTGGACGCCCGACGCCATCCGGCCCGGCAGCTAGCCGCGCTCTACCGCGAACGCTGGGAGATCGAGTCAGTCTTCGCCGAGATCAAAACCCATCAGCGCGGCGCCCGCGTCGTACTCAGCAGCAAGACCCCCGATGGGGTCCGCCAGCAGATCTGGGCACACCTGCTGGTCCACCACGCCCTGCGCGAACTCATGCTGAGAACCGCCGCCACCCGTGGTCTGGACCCCGATCGGGTCTCCTTCACCGAAACCCTGCGCTCCGCCCGGCGCAGCGTGACCGTTACACCGGGCAGCTTTTCCCCCTGA
- a CDS encoding Rid family hydrolase has protein sequence MTRTVITTDNAPALVAPLSQGARKGPILQVSGQLPLAPDTGEIVGTTVAEQTTQALRNVSAVLKAADADLEDVVMLRVYLTDPAHLGPMPLRYGSAGWGLVMRMACVPVRVGCGQRRCSARLSW, from the coding sequence ATGACCAGAACCGTCATCACCACCGACAACGCGCCCGCACTGGTGGCCCCGCTGTCCCAGGGCGCCCGCAAGGGCCCCATCCTGCAGGTCTCCGGGCAGCTCCCGCTCGCCCCGGACACGGGCGAGATCGTAGGCACCACGGTCGCCGAGCAAACCACGCAGGCCCTGCGTAACGTCTCCGCCGTACTCAAGGCGGCCGACGCGGACCTGGAGGACGTCGTGATGCTCCGTGTCTACCTCACGGATCCCGCCCACCTAGGCCCAATGCCGTTGCGTTATGGGTCTGCGGGTTGGGGTCTTGTGATGAGGATGGCTTGCGTGCCGGTGCGGGTCGGTTGCGGCCAGAGACGGTGTTCAGCTCGCCTGAGCTGGTAA
- a CDS encoding carboxylesterase/lipase family protein: MNHHPDPVVATPQGAVRGLRQDDTTAFLNIPYAAPPLGAGRFAPPQPHESWDGVRDATVPGPNAPQSERKLGTVDMSPYFGPGWSQGEDYLTANIWTPAAMDSALPVMVFVHGGGFVAGSTRSALYDGSGFARDGVILVTLNYRLGIPGFLDIPGAPANRGLLDVVAALRWVRENIAAFGGDPSNVTLFGQSAGATIVGGVLATPEATGLFRRAIVQSGSGRGAFTIEQAARVTKAATEALGVDPHVDGFADVSDERLVEAANRVAGIDLRTETHSDPLIGLSPFSLALDTQPAESVSTGLSADVDLLIGINTEEANLYLAPMGNYSTSTAADVHAAAARSHPNPARLVETYRKARPKASFGELRSAIMGDAAFGAGSWALASAHAAHPQSETFGYEFAWRSHALTGELGATHAMELPFVFGVTHLPQLHGPNGLLGPDKPPANLAARVHETWVRFARTGNPGWDPYDSERRATMHIDAQWTQVDDPRGQERQAWN; encoded by the coding sequence GTGAACCACCACCCCGACCCCGTTGTTGCCACCCCGCAAGGGGCGGTCCGCGGCCTACGACAGGACGACACCACCGCCTTCCTGAACATCCCCTACGCCGCCCCTCCCCTCGGCGCCGGCCGATTCGCGCCGCCGCAGCCGCATGAGTCCTGGGACGGCGTACGGGACGCCACCGTGCCGGGACCCAATGCGCCGCAATCCGAGCGCAAGCTCGGCACCGTGGACATGTCCCCCTACTTCGGCCCCGGTTGGAGCCAGGGGGAGGACTACCTCACCGCCAACATCTGGACGCCCGCCGCCATGGACAGCGCTCTGCCCGTCATGGTGTTCGTCCACGGCGGCGGATTCGTCGCCGGATCGACGCGGTCCGCGCTGTACGACGGCTCCGGCTTCGCCCGCGACGGCGTCATCCTCGTCACCCTGAACTACCGGCTCGGCATCCCGGGATTCCTCGACATCCCCGGAGCGCCCGCCAACCGCGGCCTGCTCGACGTCGTCGCCGCGCTGCGCTGGGTGCGGGAGAACATCGCCGCCTTCGGCGGTGACCCGAGCAACGTCACACTCTTCGGCCAGTCGGCCGGGGCAACCATCGTCGGCGGCGTGCTCGCCACCCCCGAGGCCACGGGCCTCTTCCGCCGGGCGATCGTCCAGAGCGGCAGCGGCCGGGGGGCGTTCACGATCGAGCAGGCCGCCCGCGTCACCAAGGCCGCGACCGAGGCGCTGGGCGTCGATCCCCATGTCGACGGCTTCGCGGACGTCTCCGACGAGCGCCTGGTCGAGGCCGCCAACCGGGTCGCGGGCATCGACCTGCGGACCGAGACGCACAGCGACCCGCTGATCGGACTCAGCCCCTTCAGCCTGGCCCTCGACACGCAGCCCGCCGAATCCGTCTCCACCGGCCTCAGCGCCGACGTCGACCTGCTCATCGGGATCAACACCGAGGAGGCCAACCTCTACCTGGCTCCCATGGGCAACTACTCCACCTCGACCGCGGCCGACGTCCACGCGGCGGCGGCCCGCTCTCACCCGAATCCAGCACGGCTCGTCGAGACGTACCGGAAGGCACGCCCCAAGGCGTCCTTCGGTGAGCTGCGGTCCGCCATCATGGGCGACGCCGCGTTCGGCGCGGGCAGCTGGGCACTGGCCAGTGCCCACGCCGCCCACCCCCAGTCCGAGACCTTCGGCTACGAGTTCGCGTGGCGCTCCCATGCCCTGACGGGAGAACTCGGCGCCACCCACGCGATGGAGCTCCCCTTCGTCTTCGGCGTCACGCATCTCCCCCAACTGCACGGACCCAACGGCCTGCTCGGCCCCGACAAGCCCCCCGCGAATCTCGCCGCCCGAGTGCACGAGACGTGGGTCCGGTTCGCCAGGACCGGTAACCCCGGCTGGGACCCGTACGACAGCGAGCGCCGGGCCACGATGCACATCGACGCACAGTGGACCCAGGTCGACGACCCCCGTGGCCAGGAACGCCAGGCCTGGAACTGA
- a CDS encoding MBL fold metallo-hydrolase — translation MSDITLGDVEVTRVEEMHGPVGMDPGTFFPGSPKQHWDEHRSVLVPDFLSDETGICQVAVQTWVLRSEGKTVLIDTGIGNHKERPHTPAWDHLELDFLDNLQRAGVHPDDVDIVVNTHLHVDHVGWNTHLEGQSWVPTFRNATYVMPKADFEFWNPANNPKIAGGVNENVFEDSVAPVHAAGQVQLWESSHQIDANLRLQAAPGHTPGSSVLMLDSGSERAVFAGDLMHSPFQVMQPDHNSCFCEDAQASRKTRHEILGWAADANALVLPAHFAGHGALEVERSGGSFGIKRWASLDRL, via the coding sequence ATGAGTGACATTACTCTCGGCGACGTCGAGGTGACCCGGGTCGAGGAGATGCACGGACCGGTCGGCATGGACCCGGGGACATTCTTCCCCGGCTCGCCGAAGCAGCACTGGGACGAACACCGGTCCGTGCTCGTCCCGGACTTCCTCAGCGACGAGACCGGTATCTGTCAGGTGGCCGTGCAGACCTGGGTGCTGCGCAGCGAGGGCAAGACCGTCCTCATAGACACCGGGATCGGCAATCACAAGGAACGCCCCCACACACCGGCCTGGGACCACCTGGAGCTGGACTTCCTCGACAACCTCCAGCGGGCCGGCGTGCACCCCGACGACGTCGACATCGTGGTCAACACCCACCTGCACGTCGACCACGTGGGATGGAACACCCATCTGGAAGGCCAGTCCTGGGTTCCGACCTTCCGCAACGCCACCTACGTGATGCCCAAGGCCGACTTCGAGTTCTGGAACCCGGCCAACAACCCCAAGATCGCCGGCGGAGTCAACGAGAACGTCTTCGAGGACAGCGTCGCGCCCGTACACGCCGCGGGCCAGGTCCAGCTCTGGGAGTCGAGCCACCAGATCGACGCCAACCTCCGTCTACAGGCCGCACCCGGCCATACACCGGGATCGAGTGTCCTGATGCTGGACTCCGGCTCCGAGCGCGCGGTCTTCGCCGGCGATCTGATGCACTCCCCCTTCCAGGTCATGCAGCCGGACCACAACAGCTGCTTCTGCGAGGACGCACAGGCTTCCCGCAAGACCCGGCACGAGATTCTCGGCTGGGCCGCCGACGCCAACGCGCTTGTCCTGCCTGCTCACTTCGCGGGACACGGCGCGCTGGAAGTGGAACGCAGCGGGGGCTCGTTCGGCATCAAGCGGTGGGCCTCGCTCGACCGACTCTGA